From Clostridiales bacterium, one genomic window encodes:
- a CDS encoding QueT transporter family protein: MKKIVTIQIVRGAIIAALYAGLTILLQPISYGPIQFRVSEALTILPLFFVEAIPGLAVGCFLANAYMYGPIDMILGSLATLVAAILTRYSKKIWLGVVPPVVINAFTVPIILLLVGEEIGYWLCVATVLAGQAGAVIGIGVPLYFALRPLVKRGILKTPEFYSQNNK, from the coding sequence ATGAAAAAAATTGTGACCATCCAAATAGTCAGGGGCGCGATAATCGCCGCTTTATACGCGGGGCTTACTATTTTGCTCCAGCCGATATCATACGGCCCTATTCAGTTCAGGGTCTCGGAGGCCCTTACCATATTGCCGTTGTTTTTTGTGGAGGCGATACCGGGGCTGGCTGTGGGTTGTTTTTTGGCAAACGCATATATGTACGGGCCTATTGATATGATTTTGGGCTCTTTGGCGACTTTGGTTGCCGCTATTTTGACAAGATATTCCAAAAAAATTTGGCTGGGCGTTGTCCCGCCTGTCGTTATAAACGCTTTTACAGTCCCTATAATACTTTTGTTGGTCGGCGAAGAGATTGGTTATTGGCTTTGCGTGGCGACCGTGCTGGCGGGTCAAGCGGGCGCGGTCATAGGGATAGGCGTCCCGCTATATTTCGCTTTGAGGCCTTTGGTAAAAAGAGGCATCTTAAAAACGCCCGAATTTTATTCGCAAAACAATAAATAA
- a CDS encoding flavin reductase family protein: protein MAISEKHIIETLRVMERMGVFLASGNNPPNLMTLGWGAIGYIWNKPVIITPVRYTRYTYDLIEKYHEFAISVPRKDLSDALLRCSQITGRNTDKFKELHLHPTRAKLIDTYIVADCGLHLECKVLYKGGMEGFNLIDQNIKSQFYESKNFHTMFFSEIVAAYETI from the coding sequence ATGGCAATAAGCGAAAAGCATATAATTGAAACGCTAAGGGTTATGGAGCGAATGGGCGTGTTCTTGGCATCGGGCAACAACCCGCCTAATTTAATGACTTTGGGATGGGGCGCGATAGGCTATATTTGGAACAAGCCCGTGATAATCACGCCCGTAAGATACACGAGATACACTTATGACTTGATAGAAAAATACCATGAATTCGCCATATCCGTTCCCCGAAAAGACCTTTCGGACGCTTTGCTTAGGTGCAGTCAAATCACGGGACGCAATACCGACAAGTTCAAAGAATTGCACCTGCATCCCACGCGCGCGAAATTAATAGACACATATATTGTGGCTGATTGCGGTCTGCATTTGGAATGCAAAGTTTTGTATAAGGGCGGCATGGAGGGCTTTAATTTGATTGACCAAAATATCAAAAGCCAATTCTATGAGAGCAAAAATTTCCATACTATGTTTTTTAGCGAGATTGTAGCGGCATATGAGACTATTTAA